The following proteins are co-located in the Pan troglodytes isolate AG18354 chromosome 5, NHGRI_mPanTro3-v2.0_pri, whole genome shotgun sequence genome:
- the SCAF8 gene encoding SR-related and CTD-associated factor 8 isoform X7, producing the protein MEAVKTFNSELYSLNDYKPPISKAKMTQITKAAIKAIKFYKHVVQSVEKFIQKCKPEYKVPGLYVIDSIVRQSRHQFGQEKDVFAPRFSNNIISTFQNLYRCPGDDKSKIVRVLNLWQKNNVFKSEIIQPLLDMAAGIPPPVVTPVLASTTTAMSNTPGTPVTPVTPANVVQGLPDPWVSQITNTDTLAAVAQILQSPQGQQLQQLIQTLQIQQQKPQPSILQALDAGLVVQLQALTAQLTAAAAAANTLTPLEQGVSFNKLMDRFDFGEDSEHSEEPKKEIPASQLSHVSESVNNSIFHQIAEQLQQQNLEHLRQQLLEQQQPQKATPQDSQEGTFGSEHSASPSQGSSQQHFLEPEVNLDDSIDIQQQDMDIDEGQDGVEEEVFEQEAKKVAVRSRSRTHSRSRSRSPRKRRSRSRSGSRKRKHRKRSRSRSRERKRKSSRSYSSERRAREREKERQKKGLPPIRSKTLSVCSTTLWVGQVDKKATQQDLTNLFEEFGQIESINMIPPRGCAYVCMVHRQDAFRALQKLSSGSYKIGSKVIKIAWALNKGVKTEYKQFWDVDLGVTYIPWEKVKVDDLEGFAEGGMIDQETVNTEWETVKSSEPVKETVQTTQSPTPVEKETVVTTQAEVFPPPVAMLQIPVAPAVPTVSLVPPAFPVSMPVPPPGFSPIPPPPFLRASFNPSQPPPGFMPPPVPPPVVPPPAIPPVVPTSLVQPSLSMTPETVKDVGFGSLVIPGGSVASNLATSALPAGNVFNAPTKQAEPEEKVPHLIDHQISSGENTRSVIPNDISSNAAILGGQPPNVTSNSGILGVQRPNVSSNSEILGVRPSNVSSSSGIIAAQPPNILNNSGILGIQPPSVSNSSGLLGMLPPNIPNNSGLVGVQPPNVPNTPGLLGTQPPAGPQNLPPLSIPNQRMPTMPMLDIRPGLIPQAPGPRFPLIQPGIPLQRGIPPPSVLDSALHPPPRGPFPPGDIFSQPERPFLAPGRQSVDNVTNPEKRIPLGNDNIQQEGDRDYRFPPIETRESISRPPPVDVRDVVGRPIDPREGPGRPPLDGRDHFGRPPVDIRENLVRPGIDHLGRRDHFGFNPEKPWGHRGDFDEREHRVLPVYGGPKGLHEERGRFRSGNYRFDPRSGPWNRGFGQEVHRDFDDRRRPWERQRDRDDRDFDFCREMNGNRLGRDRIQNTWVPPPHARVFDYFEGATSQRKGDNVPQVNGENTERHAQPPPIPVQNDPELYEKLTSSNEINKEKSDTVADIESEPVVESTETEGT; encoded by the exons agTAAAATAGTGAGAGTACTAAACTTATGGCAGAAGAATAATGTATTTAAGAGTGAGATTATTCAGCCTCTTTTGGATATGGCAGCCGGGATTCCGCCTCCAGTTGTCACACCTGTTTTGGCCAGCACTACCACTGCTATGAGCAATACTCCAG gaaCTCCTGTGACACCTGTTACTCCAGCCAATGTGGTCCAAGGCTTACCTGATCCATGGGTATCTCAGATAACAAATACAGATACACTTGCGGCTGTAGCTCAGATCTTGCAAAGTCCTCAAGGCCAGCAG cttCAACAATTAATACAAACCTTACAGATACAACAACAGAAGCCCCAGCCTTCCATTCTGCAGGCCCTAGATGCTGGTCTTGTTGTTCAGTTGCAAGCTCTTACGGCACAACTTacagctgcagctgcagctgccaaCACTCTTACTCCCTTAGAACAGGGAGTCTCCTTTAACAAG TTGATGGATAGGTTTGATTTTGGGGAAGACTCTGAGCATAGTGAAGAACCCAAAAAGGAAATTCCAGCTTCACAACt ttctCACGTTTCAGAATCTGTGAACAATTCCATTTTTCATCAGATAGCAGAACAACTACAACAGCAAAACCTAGAACATCTCAGACAGCAGCTCTTGGAGCAGCAACAGCCTCAAAAG GCCACTCCTCAGGATAGTCAGGAAGGAACATTTGGGTCAGAGCATTCAGCGTCACCATCACAAGGGAGTAGTCAGCAGCATTTTCTTGAACCTGAAGTCAATTTGGATGATTCCATAGATATTCAGCAACAG GATATGGATATAGATGAAGGGCAAGATGGAGTGGAAGAGGAGGTCTTTGAACAAGAAGCTAAGAAAGTGGCGGTTCGCTCAAGATCAAGAACACATTCACGATCTCGTTCAAG atcACCAAGAAAACGAAGGTCTAGGTCACGGTCTGGCTCTAGAAAGCGTAAACACAGAAAGCGATCACGATCCCgctcaagagaaagaaagaggaaatcatCACGGTCGTATTCAAGTGAAAGGAGAgccagagaaagggagaaagaacgACAGAAAAAGGGATTACCTCCAATTAGATCTAAAACACTAAGTG TATGTAGTACTACTCTCTGGGTTGGGCAAGTGGACAAgaaggcaacacagcaagacttaaCCAACCTGTTTGAAGAGTTTGGACAGATTGAATCCATTAAT atgaTTCCTCCCCGGGGCTGTGCTTATGTCTGCATGGTTCATCGACAAGACGCATTTCGAGCTCTTCAGAAACTCAGTTCTGGATCATATAAAATTGGGTCCAAGGTCATTAAG ATTGCTTGGGCTTTAAACAAAGGTGTAAAAACAGAATACAAACAATTCTGGGATGTGGATCTTGGAGTTACGTATATACCATGGGAAAAAGTTAAAGTGGATGACTTGGAAGGTTTTGCAGAAGGAGGCATGATTGATCAGGAGACTGTAAATACTG aGTGGGAAACTGTGAAAAGCTCAGAACCTGTTAAAGAGACGGTCCAGACAACTCAGAGCCCAACTCCAGTTGAAAAGGAGACAGTGGTCACAACCCAGGCAGAGGTTTTCCCTCCTCCTGTTGCTATGTTGCAG ATTCCAGTGGCGCCAGCCGTGCCTACAGTTAGTTTAGTCCCACCAGCATTTCCTGTGTCGATGCCGGTTCCTCCTCCTGGATTCAGTCCAATCCCTCCACCTCCTTTTTTAAGAGCAAGTTTTAACCCTTCACAACCACCACCTG GTTTCATGCCGCCTCCAGTTCCCCCACCTGTTGTGCCACCCCCTGCGATTCCACCAGTAGTACCAACAT CTTTAGTGCAGCCGTCATTATCCATGACACCGGAAACTGTGAAAGATGTTGGATTTGGTAGCCTTGTTATACCAGGCGGTTCTGTTGCCAGCAATCTTGCTACTTCCGCTCTGCCAGCTGGAAATGTTTTTAATGCTCCAACTAAACAGGCAGAGCCTGAAGAAAAAGTACCTCATCTTATAGACCACCAGATTTCTTCTGGTGAAAACACCAGATcag tgattccAAATGATATTTCAAGTAATGCTGCAATTTTAGGAGGACAGCCGCCAAATGTGACAAGCAATTCTGGAATTCTGGGAGTCCAAAGACCAAATGTATCAAGTAATTCTGAAATTCTTGGGGTCCGGCCATCTAATGTTTCCAGTAGTTCTGGGATTATTGCAGCCCAACCACCAAATATTCTAAATAACTCTGGAATATTGGGAATACAGCCACCCAGTGTGTCAAATAGTTCTGGACTTTTGGGAATGCTACCCCCAAATATACCTAACAATTCTGGACTTGTAGGAGTACAGCCACCAAATGTTCCAAATACTCCTGGACTTCTGGGAACACAGCCACCAGCTGGACCTCAAAACTTACCCCCTTTAAGTATCCCTAATCAAAGGATGCCCACAATGCCAATGTTAGACATTCGTCCGGGACTAATACCACAGGCACCTGGGCCAAGATTCCCTTTAATACAGCCTGGAATTCCACTCCAACGGGGAATCCCACCCCCATCGGTACTTGATTCAGCTCTTCATCCACCACCCCGTGGACCTTTTCCTCCAGGAGATATTTTTAGTCAACCAGAAAGACCTTTTTTAGCTCCTGGAAGACAAAGCGTAGACAATGTTACTAACCCAGAAAAAAGGATACCACTTGGGAATGATAACATTCAACAGGAAGGAGATAGAGATTACCGGTTTCCTCCTATAGAAACCAGGGAAAGCATTAGTAGACCTCCCCCTGTGGATGTTAGAGATGTGGTTGGGCGGCCTATAGATCCAAGAGAAGGTCCTGGACGGCCTCCACTAGATGGTAGGGATCATTTTGGAAGACCTCCTGTAGATATAAGAGAGAATCTTGTGAGGCCAGGTATAGATCATCTTGGTCGAAGAGACCACTTTGGCTTTAATCCAGAGAAGCCCTGGGGGCATAGAGGAGATTTTGATGAGAGAGAGCATCGGGTTCTACCGGTCTATGGTGGTCCAAAAGGCTTACATGAAGAAAGAGGTAGATTTCGGTCTGGAAACTATCGATTTGATCCTAGAAGTGGTCCTTGGAACCGAGGATTTGGACAAGAAGTTCACAGAGATTTTGATGACCGCAGAAGACCCTGGGAGAGGCAAAGGGATAGGGATGACAGAGATTTTGATTTCTGCAGAGAAATGAATGGAAATCGTCTTGGACGAGACAGAATTCAAAACACTTGGGTTCCCCCTCCTCATGCTCGGGTTTTTGATTATTTTGAAGGGGCCACTTCTCAACGAAAAGGTGATAATGTGCCTCAGGTTAATGGTGAAAATACAGAGAGACATGCTCAGCCACCACCTATACCAGTACAGAATGATCCTGAACTTTATGAAAAACTGACATcttcaaatgaaataaacaaggAGAAGAGTGACACAGTTGCTGATATAGAAAGTGAACCAGTGGTAGAAAGCACAGAAACTGAGGGGACATAA